In a single window of the Raphanus sativus cultivar WK10039 chromosome 9, ASM80110v3, whole genome shotgun sequence genome:
- the LOC108827921 gene encoding histone H3.2: MARTKQTARKSTGGKAPRKQLATKAARKSAPATGGVKKPHRFRPGTVALREIRKYQKSTELLIRKLPFQRLVREIAQDFKTDLRFQSSAVAALQEAAEAYLVGLFEDTNLCAIHAKRVTIMPKDIQLARRIRGERA, from the coding sequence ATGGCTCGTACCAAGCAAACAGCAAGAAAATCCACCGGAGGAAAGGCACCAAGGAAGCAGCTGGCGACGAAAGCCGCGAGAAAATCGGCTCCGGCGACGGGAGGAGTGAAGAAGCCGCACAGGTTCCGTCCCGGGACGGTGGCGCTGAGGGAGATCAGGAAGTACCAGAAGAGCACGGAGCTCCTGATCCGCAAGCTCCCCTTCCAGCGTCTGGTCCGCGAGATCGCGCAGGACTTCAAGACGGATCTTCGTTTCCAGAGCAGCGCCGTCGCGGCTCTCCAGGAGGCGGCGGAGGCTTACCTCGTGGGGCTGTTCGAGGACACGAACCTTTGCGCGATTCACGCCAAGAGGGTTACGATCATGCCTAAAGATATCCAGCTTGCGAGGAGGATCAGAGGCGAGAGGGCTTAA
- the LOC108828456 gene encoding polyadenylate-binding protein RBP47C, with amino-acid sequence MADTTKVKSPETTAVEDNQQQQRITTSSPTPPPPSHWMGMRYPSQPIMMPHHMMYAPPPFSPFHHHNHPYHHHNNHHQSRVNKHQNASNAENKTIWIGDLLHWMDENYLNSCFAPAGEMASVKVIRNKHTGLSEGYGFVEFDTHDVAEKVLQEYNGATMLKSDQPYRLNWASFSTGEKRLESPDHSIFVGDLAPEVTDDLLHKLFLDKYPSVKTAKVVIDGSTGRSKGYGFVRFGDDGERSKAMSEMNGVKCCSRAMRIGAATPRKPNNGYHQQGGYMPNGGAAPRDVDSLNTTIFVGGLDANVTDEDLRQPFAGFGEIVSVKIPIGKGCGFIQFVNRENAEEALEKLNGSVIGKQTVRLSWGRNQGNKQPRGGYGDQWVEPFYRGQYYNNGYGYMLAPPVDPRMYGAAPYGAYPMYGGNQQQQQVS; translated from the exons atGGCTGACACCACGAAGGTCAAATCCCCGGAAACAACGGCGGTTGAGGataaccaacaacaacaacgaatAACAACATCATCTCCAACACCACCGCCGCCATCTCACTGGATGGGGATGAGATACCCTTCGCAGCCGATAATGATGCCTCACCACATGATGTACGCGCCGCCTCCTTTCTCTCCTTTTCACCACCATAACCATCCTTATCATCATCACAACAATCACCACCAGTCTCGTGTTAACAAACATCAAAACGCCTCCAACGCTGAGAATAAGACCATTTGGATCGGTGATTTGCTTCACTGGATGGATGAGAATTACCTTAATTCTTGCTTTGCCCCCGCTGGAGAG ATGGCTTCGGTTAAGGTAATCAGGAACAAGCACACTGGTTTGTCCGAGGGCTATGGATTCGTGGAATTTGATACCCACGATGTCGCCGAGAAGGTTTTGCAGGAATATAATGGAGCAACCATGTTAAAGTCCGACCAGCCTTACCGTCTAAACTGGGCCAGTTTCAGCACCGGTGAAAAACGCCTAGAGAGTCCTGACCACTCTATATTCGTGGGTGACTTGGCCCCAGAAGTCACTGATGATTTGTTGCATAAACTATTCCTTGATAAATACCCATCCGTCAAGACTGCGAAAGTCGTCATAGATGGAAGTACTGGTCGTTCAAAGGGGTATGGGTTTGTGAGGTTTGGAGACGATGGTGAGAGGAGCAAAGCTATGTCGGAGATGAATGGTGTGAAATGCTGTAGCAGGGCTATGAGAATCGGTGCTGCCACTCCTAGGAAGCCTAATAATGGTTACCATCAACAAG GTGGGTATATGCCAAATGGTGGGGCTGCTCCACGTGATGTGGACTCATTGAACACAACA ATATTTGTTGGAGGACTTGACGCTAATGTCACTGACGAAGATCTTAGACAGCCATTTGCTGGTTTTGGTGAAATTGTCTCTGTCAAGATACCAATTGGGAAAGGATGTGGATTCATTCAGTTTGTCAACAG AGAAAACGCAGAGGAGGCTTTAGAGAAACTAAATGGTTCTGTAATTGGAAAACAAACCGTTCGCCTTTCATGGGGTCGTAACCAAGGCAATAAACAG CCTCGAGGTGGGTATGGAGACCAATGGGTTGAACCGTTCTATAGAGGACAATACTACAATAATGGTTATGGTTACATGTTAGCACCACCTGTTGACCCGAGAATGTATGGTGCTGCACCTTATGGAGCTTATCCTATGTACGGTGGGaatcagcagcagcaacaagTAAGCTGA